The genomic DNA TCATCGCCTCGAAGGCGCGCTTGGCAGCGGCAGGGTCGGGATCAGTTATCGCTTCAGTCAGGGCGATCGGAGTAATCTGCCACGACAGCCCCCATTTGTCCCGGCACCAGCCGCAGGAACTCTCTTCGCCACCATTGCCGACAATGGCGTTCCAGTAACGATCCGTTTCTTCCTGGTCAGCGGTTGCGACCTGAAACGAGAATGCCCAGTTGTGCTTGACCTCGGGACCGCCATTAAGCCCGAGGCAGGGAATGCCCATCACGGTAAACTCGACCGTCAACACATCCCCTTTCTTTCCGGAGGGATAGTCCCCCGGTGCGAGGTGTACTGCGTCAACGGATGAATCAGGAAAGGTCTTGGCGTAAAACCGTGCCGCCTCCTCGGCGTCGCGGTCGTACCAAAGGCAAATTGTGTTCTTTGTATGCGTTGCCATGTCATTTCTCCTTCGTGCGGCGCCGCTCTGCAATTGTGTCGGTGGTGAGCGGTCAGGGTGCTGACTCCTTGACGATTGCTCTGTCACCTTCATTTTACTGCTCTTTGCGAAGATATTTACATATTATTTCCCGTTGGAGAATTTGAGATAGGTTACTATTTCTAAAGGTGGTCAATCGGCTGCCTTTACTGTTTTCCCCGGAAAAATGCGGTATCATGCTTTAGGATCGGTCGTTACCGGTATTAAACCACAATCGTTATTACGGGCAGATCGGAGAAAGTAGCCATGCATCAGGAACCGGCGCCGGGGCTTTACCGGCACTACAAGGGGGGCGAGTACCGGGTGATCGGCACCGCACGCCACAGCGAGACGGATGAACTCATGGTGGTCTACCGCTGCCTCTACGACAATAATTCCCTCTGGGTGCGTCCGTTCGCGATGTTTCAGGAGACAGTGCTGGTGGACGGCACCGAAATGCCCCGCTTCAGACTTGTGGCCCCCGACTGTGCCATGGGACCGGCCAGCGCAGAGCTGATTGTATCCCTCGGCCTGACACGCCATCCGGAGGGAGGGTGGTACCGTGAGACCTACCGAGCGGGCGGGGCCATTCCCAGCACTCTCCTCCCGGATCGGGCTGGCGGCGAGCGCTCTTTTTCCACGGCGATCTACTTCCTGCTGGAGCGAGGTGACATATCGGCGCTCCACCGGATCAAGTCGGACGAGCTATGGCACTTCTATGGCGGAGCACCCCTGATCGTGCACCTGATAACCCCCGAAGGAAGCTACTGTTCCCTGACGCTGGGGAGCGATCCGACCACGGGCGCAACGTTCCAGGGGGTGGTGCCGGCGGGGTGCTGGTTCGGTGCCGAGACCACGGGAGATTACTCGCTGGTGGGGTGCACCGTGGCCCCCGGCTTCGACTTTGCCGATTTCGAGATGGGGAGCCGCTCCGACTTGCTCAGCCAGTTCCCGGTTCATGCCAGCATCATCCGGAGGTTGACTCGGGATGGAGAGTGAGGAGCTGGGTCTGAGTCCCCGCCGTAACGGTAACGGCGATCTCGTCCTTTACGGCTGGGAGAAAACAGGGGAAGTTCCCTGGCAACAAAATATCTCTTGACCCGTCTACCAGTTCACAGTTTAGCGTTGTCCCTGTCATGGCCATGATACAATTACACGATTTGAAAAGGAGAACGACGATGAACCCAAAGGTAAACGTGGAGGAGTGGGTAGCCCGCTTCAAGGCCATTGGCCTGGATCAGGCAACGATGGAGCAGTGGCACCGCCTGTTTGAGCGGGAAAACCCGGCCGGGCACCAGAGTTTCCTGGAGTGGCTGGGGCTGCCGGCGGAAAAGATCGCAGAAATCAGAGCGAAATCAGCATAATATGACTTGCCCCCGGCTGTGCGCCGGGGGCACTTTCGGAGTCTGTATGTACCACATTTCTCAACTGGCCCGGCAGTTCGGTCTGTCCCGCAGTACCCTGCTCTACTATGACCGGATCGGGCTGCTGTCGCCATCGGGACGGAGCGAGGCCGGCTATCGCCAGTACTCTCCCGCTGATCAAGGCCGGCTGGAGTCGATCTGCTCTCTGCGCCGGGCCGGCATGGATATCGACGGGATCAGGGCGATTCTCGCCACTGCCGGTGACGACACGACCACTGTGTTGCGCCGGCGTCTGGATGAGATCGGCGCGGAGATCGAGGCGTTGCGCACCAAGCAGCACCTGCTGGCCGGGATGTTGAAAGTGCAGGGTGAGGGTGGACCGGGTGCCACCGTGAACAAGGAGATGTTCGTTGCCATGCTGCGCGCTGCCGGGATGGATGACGCTGCCATGAAAAAGCTCCATGTGGAGTTTGAGCGGCGGGAGCCGGAGGCCCACCATGCCTTTCTGCTGTCGCTGGGCATCTCGGAAAAAGAAGCACAGCAAATACGCACATGGTCAGCAGCTATGGAGAACCAGATAACAAGTTGAGTTCCGGGAACACCATGCTTAACTCGAATGGCGGTCGATCGGCCACCTTGAAGGAAACCGAGTAGGCCCCTGATTTAACCGGAGGACTCCCATGAACGGGAAAGGAGCACAGATGCAGCTGACAGGGGCACCCAAACTGGTTGTCTGGGCAGAGAAGATAAGGAAGGACCGGCTGAAGGTCTGGCAAGAGACTTCGCCGGAGATCTTCAAGGCGGTTGAAGCCATTGTTACCCAGGAAAAAAGTGCCGACTGGTGGATCGCCCATAAGGACAAAGGGCTGGAGGTGATCATCAAGCAACTCCGCAGCGGCAATCTACCGCGGCAGCGCACTAAGCAACCGCGCCAGCAGCAGGAGAAAAAGAAAGAGTGACTCCATACTTAATTCAAAGGCGGCCAATTGGCCGCCTTTGCTGTTTTTATACCCATGGCGCAACTGTTCTCAACCCTGCAGATACTGCCGCGCCCAGCCGCACATCATTTCCAGGATCGGACTTATGGCGTTGGCTTGATATTTTAAGGTCAGAGGTCTATTGTTGACTTATAGAGGACAATAATTGTCTCATTAGGAGGCATGCCATGAAAACCGAACTATTGAACCCGCAGAACAGCGCTCTGATACTGATCGACTTTCAACCGCAGATGACCTTCGGAGTTGCCAATATCGACCGTCAGACCCTGTTCAACAACGTCATGCTGCTCGCCAAGGCAGCAAAAATTTTCAATGTCCCCACAATACTGACTACCGTAGAAACGAAAAGTTTCTCCGGCAACATGTGGCCACAGATACTCGACATCTTCCCGGATCAGGAGCCGGTCGAACGGAGCAGCATGAACTCCTGGGAAGATGCCAAGCTGGTTGAGGCAGTCGTTGCTACCGGCCGCAAAAAACTGATCATGGCAGCGCTCTGGACTGAAGTCTGCCTGACCTTCCCGGCCCTTGAGGCGCTCAAGGCAGGCTACGAGGTCTATGCCGTCGAAGACGCCTCAGGCGGCACCAGTGTCGCGGCCCACAATGCCGCCATGCGGCGTATCGAGCAGGCCGGTGTGGTGCCGGTCACCGCACTGCAGGTGTTACTTGAATACCAACGTGACTGGGCTAGCAAAGATACCTACAACGCGGTCATCGAAGTGGTTAAAGAGCACTGCGGTGCCTATGGACAGGGAGTTGAGTATGCCTACACCATGGTGCATGGCGCTCCAGCCAGCCGCGCCGGAGTAGCAGGGAACTGACCATGAAAGTGGCCGAGATAGAAAGCGGCCCGTTGCGAGGTGATTCCGATGAAAACTGCAGAACTCATTTTACATAACGCGAGCATAGCGACTCTCGACCCACTGTTGCCGGAAGTATCAGCGGTGGCCATCGCAGAGGGTCGAATCCTGGAGACTGGTGATGAGCAAACCATTTTGCAACGGGCCGGCGCGACCACACAGATCATTGACCTGAAGGGGCACACCGTGATTCCGGGTCTGAATGATTCCCATATCCATGTCATCCGCGGCGGCCTTAACTACAATATGGAATTGCGTTGGGACGGCGTGCCATCACTGGCAATTGCCCTGCGGATGCTGAAGGAGCAGGCGCTGGCTACACCGGCCCCACAATGGGTGCGGGTCGTGGGGGGCTGGACTGAATTCCAGTTCGCAGAACGGCGCATGCCGACCCTGGATGAAATCAACGCAGCATCGCCGGATACCCCGGTCTTCGTACTGCATCTTTACGATCGGGCCCTGGTCAACCGGGCGGGGTTGCATGCCATGGGCTATACGAAGGAGACCCCCGACCCTCCCGGCGGCCTGATCGAGCGCGACCGGCACGGCAACCCTACCGGGCTGCTGATCGCCAAACCGAATGCCCTGATCCTCTATTCCAGCCTGGCCAAGGGACCGAAGCTCGGCTTCGACGATCAGGTCAACTCGACTCGCCACTTCATGCGGGAGCTGAACCGGCTGGGGCTTACCAGTGCCATAGACGCCGGCGGCGGGTTTCAGAACTACCCGGATGACTATCGGGTTATCGAGCATCTGGTTGAGCAGAACCAGCTGACCCTGCGCATCGCCTACAACCTATTTACCCAGCGGCCGAAAGAGGAGTACGACGACTTTGCCGGCTGGACCGGGATCGTCACGCCTGGACAGGGCAATGACATCTACAAGATGAATGGCGCCGGTGAGATGCTGGTCTTTTCGGCGGCCGATTTCGAGGACTTCCTGGAACCGAGGCCTGAACTACAGCCGGTTCTGGAGGCCGAGTTGCAGAAGGTGATCAGACTGCTGGTCACCAACCGCTGGCCGTTCCGGTTGCACGCCACCTACGATGAGTCGATCAGCCGTTTTTTGGACGTGTTCGAAGAGATCGACCGGGAACTCCCATTCAACGGGTTGCGCTGGTTCTTCGACCATGCCGAGACCATCTCGGAGCAGAGCATGGAACGGGTACACACGCTGGGAGGGGGTATCGCCATCCAGGACCGGATGGCCTTCCAGGGTGAATATTTTGTGAATCGTTACGGCGCCTCAGCAGCACAGCGAACACCGCCGATCGCCCGCATGTTGAACCTGGGAATTCCTGTCGGGGCCGGTACCGACGCAACCAGGGTTTCAAGCTACAACCCCTGGGTGTCGCTCTACTGGCTGGTGAGCGGCAAGACAGTGGGTGGGCTGACGCTCTACGATGAGAAGAACCGCCTCGACCGTAACATGGCTCTACGCCTCTACACCGAGGGGAGTGCCTGGTTCTCAGGGGACGACAATAAAAAGGGGCGGATTATCCCAGGGGAGTTGGCCGACCTGGCCGTACTCTCAGCCGATTACTTCACGGTTCCGGAGGATGAGATTAAGGGTATCGAGTCAGTGCTGACGATCATGGATGGCAAGATTGTGCATGGCAGTGCCGAGTTTGCCGGACTGGCCCCGCCGCTGCCGCCGGTGTCGCCGAACTGGGCGCCGACCGGGGTTTATGGTGGCGCGTACCGTTATACCCATGCTGTCGCAGGTGTAAGCGTCAGCCGCAGCAGGTCATGCGGCAATCCGCTGCATCAGCATACCCATACGGTCGTCGGGAAGGGTGGCAGCTGGGGGATCGGCTGCACCTGCTTTGCCTTTTGACAACATATATCAAGGAGACCTCACCATACGAATAGAACTGGAGGTGATTAAGATGGTAGACATTCTACATCGAATAGGAATCAAGGCCCCGGTGGCTCAAGTATATAGCGCGCTGACAACTCTGGAAGGCTTGGCCCACTGGTGGACCGAGGAGGTTACGGGTGATACCCGGGTCGGAGGGGAGATCGAATTCCGCTTCCGCACGAAGTCAGGCGAACTACTGGGCGGGATGGTTATGGAAGTGCAAGAGCTGGGCGAGAATAAAGAGGTTCGCTGGCGCTGTGTAGAAGGGCCGGCTGAATGGATTGGCACAGACATCACCTTCCAACTGTCAGAGCAGGACAATCAGACCATTGTCCTCTTCGGCCATAGAAACTGGCGCGAGGCGGTTGAAGCAACCTATCACTGCAGTATGAAGTGGGCCACATTCCTGTTAAGCCTGCGTGAGTATGTGGAAAAGGGCACAGGAAAGCCATCACCGAATGACCTGAAAATTGATAATTGGAATTAGGTCCCCCTGCTGAAAATTCCGGGGATAAATAGGTAATTCAAAGGCGGTCACTCGACCGCCTTTCTTGTTGCCCGGAGGGGATTACTCCCTGACAAAGGTATCCATGTCAGATTCGTCCACCATCCCCATGATCCGTGCATATTCCGCCTCGATCAACAGGTAGTGTTTGTGAGTCTCACAGGCATTCAACTCGTACACTGCCCGGACTTCAGGATCGTCCATTCTGACGGCCAGCTCCCTCAGCGCCTCTTCCAGCTGTTTCTCCTTGTTCAGAGCCACCTCAAGAGCCTTCTGCTCGGTGAACTCAGCACCGCATACTTTTTTCGCCACAGCAAGCCAGGTTGACTCGTCAGAAGCCTGGATCGCCAGGAATTCGTCCAAAGATGGGATGTCGCTGCCGGGGTAAATCCGGTGGAAATGGCCGGCATGTTCCCGCTCTTCGCTGGCCAGCAGTTCAAAGGTACGTTTGGCGCCGTGGTCCTTGAACTGTTGGGCACCGTACTGGTAAAAGAGCATGGCGCTCTTCTCTGTAAGCAGTGAATTTTTGATTGCCTCCTGGACATCTACCGTCATGATCGCCTCCTTTTCTGCCGTGGTCTATTCTCGAGCATCGGATCTGTAAGTTAAGTATACCTTGATCGCTACAAGCTGCATCTCCTAAAGACCCCTCTGGGGTGTAGCAGCTTCCATCAACCCTGCCTGAGCACCTGGTTTGATAATTCAAAAGGCGGCCGATCGGCCGCCTTTCCATTTTCAGCAAACAGGTTTCAACGCCTGCAGTTCAATTTATCCTGCCGGCAGCAGGATATAGAACCTGGTCTTTCCCTCACCGGAACTGAATCCAACCTCACCGCCAAGATATTGTTCACCGAACAGCTTGATACTGTAAGTGCCAATCCCGCGACCATGGGTCGATTTCGTACTGAATGAGCGCTTGAATATCTGCAGCTGAACGTCTTCCCGAAGATCTCCCGGATTTTCCACCTCGATCCGTACCGTCTCTCCGGTATTGCTGCACCTTACCGTTACCGAAGCCCCAGAAGGCGCGGCCTCGATGGCATTCATCAGCATGTTGCCGACGATTCTGCGAAAAATCGGTGGGTCGGTTTTGATCGAGATAGCAGGGGGAACCTCCAGCAAAATTCCACGGCCCGCAGTCCGTTCATTATGAATAAACGACTCGCGCAGTTCTTTCATCATCACACCAAGATCAACATGTTCTAACTTTGGAACGTATTCCCCTTTCTCCGCGGCAATAAGATTCCGCTGATGCTTGATATCATCAATCAGGGTATCGGAAAGGGAAAGCATCCATTGTTTACATTCCTGCTCCGTTTTGTGATCGAGTTCCGGTTCCGCCAATAGTGCCGCGAGACCGCGAATACCACCGGCAGTATTGATGATGTCATGGAAAAATGTACGCTCCATGACCGACTTCCATTTTTCAGCCCCGATATCCTTGAGCGCGCAGACAAAATATGGTTCTCCTCCTATGTACAAAGGTGTTGCGACAATCTCAAGATCAAGAGCCACAATTCTTTTCTGGCGCAATGTGAGCCGGCATTCTCCCCGAGTTTGCTGGCCGGTTTCAATACAGGCGAGGATGGTCATCACTGCCCCGCAAACCGAGCAGCTCGGTGCCGTGCCGCAACCATCGGGTCCTTCTTGATGGTGAATGCAGGCAAAGGCTTCTCCCGGGCGCAAGCCAATAAAAGCTTCTGCCGACTGTGCCCCAAAGACCGCCAACAATCGGCTGTTAATTCCCACAATCTGGCGCTGACCGTTCAGGATCAAGGCGGGATCAGGCATGGCATCCAGCAGTGACTGGGCTAATGGATTGGAATCAATAATCCTGCATTGTTCCTCAAGCTGTTCGGAAAAAGACCGCCCGGCAGGGGCGAAATAAGTGTCAGGCATGACCTTTCTCTCCAGGTAAATGTCTAATTTTATCGCGAGCAATGCTCGCTTGCCAGGACTACAGGAATTCATATCGGCTGGCAGCTGCCAATTTTTAGTAATACCGGTAGCTGTCCTCGAAGCCGTAGATTTCCGACAGGGCCTATCTTATGATCTGAAAATTGATAACCGGCTTCAGCAGCCAGTTTCTATTATCAGCTGTCTTATACAAAAAAGAGGCCAAGGGGCATGCCCCTTGGCCTCTTTCACTAGCTATGACTGATCAATTACAGTTGCACATCCAGCTCGTTCTGGTAGATCTGCTCCCGAACCTGTTTCTTCCTGATCTGAACCAGTTCACCGCTCTTGGTCTTCATGACGGCTCCCGGCTTGCGGTGCGAGTTGTAGTTTTCCGGTGACATGCTCTCGGAATAGGCACCGGTGCCGCCGATGACCACATAGTCGCCAATTTCCGGTTCAGCGATAAGCACCGGCACGATGTTGCCGTCGTTGTCCAGACGCACCGAATCGCCACTTTCGCAGCAGCGCCCGACAATGCCGAACGATTTCAACCCGGCAGTTGGCGTACTGTCGTACTCACTGGAAAGCAGGGTACCGTCCTGGCGGACAATGGCAATGGGATGCTCGGAGCCGTACAAGAGCGGGCGAGTCAGCAGTTCCATGCCGCCGTCGACGATCAGGAAGTTCAGCTCGTTGGTCAGCTTCTTGTCGATGATCCGGGTGATGATATGGCCCGAGTTGGCCACTACATAGGTGCCCGGCTCGATCTCCATCTGCAGCTCGCGACCGGTGGCCTCCTTGAACTCCGTGATCCGCTGCTTGGCATAGGCACCCAGCGCGGCGATGTCGGCCTGTTTTTCTCCCGGCATCCGGGCGACCTTGAGCCCCCCGCCAAAGCTGACAGTTGTGGCATCAGGGAAATAGCTCTTCACAAAGCCGAGCTCCCGGTCGATGTTCTGGCGCCATTTTTCCGGGTCGCCCCCGGAACCGATATGGACGTGCACCTGGGTAAAGCGCAACCCTTTTTCATCGGCCAGGGCCTTTACCTGCGGGACATCGTTCAGATGCACGCCGAAACAGGAGTATTCGCTGCCGGTATCGCGGGTGGCGCTTTCACCGCCGCCGGCAGCACCCGGATGGACTCGCATGGAGAGGTCGATGCGGTTAGCCTTGGCAAAGTCGGCAATCAGCTGGAACTGGGTCATGGAGCAGACATTGTACTTGAGGCCCGCTTTGATCATCGCCTCAAGTTCGGCGCGTTCCTCACCGGTCGGCACCTCCTGAGTGGTCAGCATCATCCGGCTATACGGAATCCCGGCGCTAAAGGCACGGGCTGCCTCATCAAGTGACGAGCAATCCAGATCCAGCCCTTTATTGGTAACAACCCGCAGTACGGTACGATCCGAGTTGGCCTTCATGGCGTAGCGCACATGCAGCCCATAGGCATTGGGCATGTTCAGCAGCTGCTCGCAGCTGTTTTCTATGAATTCCTGATCATGCAGATACACCGGCGTTCCCCACTGCTGCGCTATTTTCGGGATAAGCGTTGCCTCCAGCTTGGTCGGACCGAAGTTTGTCATTGTCATGCTTTTAAACCTCATAAATGTGATATGACTCCGCATTCCCTGATCCTATCAGGGCAACGTGAAGAGGGTTGCCCATCTATGTAGCATTTTCGACCGGTGCGGCGCAACATATCTCTGTAAGTTTATTGCATAAAATTAGTTAAAAAGAGAGCCAGTCCGACAGCTTTGCTATTTCCATGCTTGATATTTTTCCGCCAGGTGAGCAACAATGTGCAGCATGCCTATTCTTTTCCCCCATAATGACACGACCGTCAGCTACTCCGCGCAGAAAACACCGGAAACATTGAACACGGTACTTCCGTGGCAAACCGGGACCACACCGCTGATGTTGGCGCCGATGCAGGGGCTGACCAACCGGGCCTTGCGCGCCTATTTCATCGAGCATGTCCGGCCCGATGTCATCTTTACCGAGTTTATGCGCGTCAATACCGCGCCGGCGGGAACGTCGCTCACTGCTGCCGACCTGCGGGATGTGGCCACTGAGCAGGGAGGGGTGCCGCTGGTAGTCCAATTGGTGGGGCATGGGCGGGAGGCGCTGGTCTCGGCGGCAAGGGTGGCGCAGGAGGCTGGAGCTGCTCACATCAATCTCAACATGGGGTGTCCCTATGGTCGGATGGGCGGCGGCATGACCGGCGGGGGGATGCTCCGCTGCCCGGATGATCTGGCAGAGGTCATCCCCGCCCTGCGGGAGGTCATCGCCGGCTCGTTCTCCGTAAAGATCCGGGCCGGCTACGACGATCCGGACCAGATCCTGTCGTTGCTGCCGCTCTTCGAGTCGAGTGGAGTGGATTTTCTGGTGCTGCATCCCCGGACCGTGGTCCAGAAGTACCAGGGAGTTGCCGACCATGGGGTCACCACCCGGGTAGTGCGGGAGACCCTGCTGCCGGTGATTGCCAACGGGGATATCCGGAGCGCTGCCGATGGCAACCTGCTTCTGGGCGAAACCGGCGCTGCCGGGCTGATGCTAGGGCGGGGCGCGATTGCCGATCCGCTGCTGTTCCTGCGCCTGCGGGGAGAGGTGCCTCCCGAACCCAGCCGGGAAGAGCGGAGATTGGAGCTTGCCCGCTATCTGAGGGAGATGCTGACCCGCTATAGCCAGCTGTTCTGCGGCGACATGCAGGTGCTGAGCAAGATCAAGGAGATCATTGCCTACCTGGATGATCCGGAACTGACCAAACCGCTCAAGGAACTGCGGCGGGCCAGAACCTTGCAGGCGTTCGCAACTGCCCTGCACGGGCTGTGTTGAGTAGGACCTCGGGGATTACGGTGACACCATTACGGCATGCCACATGCGGCCAAGCGGTTGTGGTCTGGTCTGCTATGGCTTTATCTCGACAACGGTGCCATTTGGCAC from Geoanaerobacter pelophilus includes the following:
- a CDS encoding cupin domain-containing protein codes for the protein MHQEPAPGLYRHYKGGEYRVIGTARHSETDELMVVYRCLYDNNSLWVRPFAMFQETVLVDGTEMPRFRLVAPDCAMGPASAELIVSLGLTRHPEGGWYRETYRAGGAIPSTLLPDRAGGERSFSTAIYFLLERGDISALHRIKSDELWHFYGGAPLIVHLITPEGSYCSLTLGSDPTTGATFQGVVPAGCWFGAETTGDYSLVGCTVAPGFDFADFEMGSRSDLLSQFPVHASIIRRLTRDGE
- a CDS encoding hydrolase, which produces MKTELLNPQNSALILIDFQPQMTFGVANIDRQTLFNNVMLLAKAAKIFNVPTILTTVETKSFSGNMWPQILDIFPDQEPVERSSMNSWEDAKLVEAVVATGRKKLIMAALWTEVCLTFPALEALKAGYEVYAVEDASGGTSVAAHNAAMRRIEQAGVVPVTALQVLLEYQRDWASKDTYNAVIEVVKEHCGAYGQGVEYAYTMVHGAPASRAGVAGN
- a CDS encoding tRNA dihydrouridine synthase: MCSMPILFPHNDTTVSYSAQKTPETLNTVLPWQTGTTPLMLAPMQGLTNRALRAYFIEHVRPDVIFTEFMRVNTAPAGTSLTAADLRDVATEQGGVPLVVQLVGHGREALVSAARVAQEAGAAHINLNMGCPYGRMGGGMTGGGMLRCPDDLAEVIPALREVIAGSFSVKIRAGYDDPDQILSLLPLFESSGVDFLVLHPRTVVQKYQGVADHGVTTRVVRETLLPVIANGDIRSAADGNLLLGETGAAGLMLGRGAIADPLLFLRLRGEVPPEPSREERRLELARYLREMLTRYSQLFCGDMQVLSKIKEIIAYLDDPELTKPLKELRRARTLQAFATALHGLC
- a CDS encoding diaminopimelate decarboxylase, with translation MTMTNFGPTKLEATLIPKIAQQWGTPVYLHDQEFIENSCEQLLNMPNAYGLHVRYAMKANSDRTVLRVVTNKGLDLDCSSLDEAARAFSAGIPYSRMMLTTQEVPTGEERAELEAMIKAGLKYNVCSMTQFQLIADFAKANRIDLSMRVHPGAAGGGESATRDTGSEYSCFGVHLNDVPQVKALADEKGLRFTQVHVHIGSGGDPEKWRQNIDRELGFVKSYFPDATTVSFGGGLKVARMPGEKQADIAALGAYAKQRITEFKEATGRELQMEIEPGTYVVANSGHIITRIIDKKLTNELNFLIVDGGMELLTRPLLYGSEHPIAIVRQDGTLLSSEYDSTPTAGLKSFGIVGRCCESGDSVRLDNDGNIVPVLIAEPEIGDYVVIGGTGAYSESMSPENYNSHRKPGAVMKTKSGELVQIRKKQVREQIYQNELDVQL
- a CDS encoding amidohydrolase, translated to MKTAELILHNASIATLDPLLPEVSAVAIAEGRILETGDEQTILQRAGATTQIIDLKGHTVIPGLNDSHIHVIRGGLNYNMELRWDGVPSLAIALRMLKEQALATPAPQWVRVVGGWTEFQFAERRMPTLDEINAASPDTPVFVLHLYDRALVNRAGLHAMGYTKETPDPPGGLIERDRHGNPTGLLIAKPNALILYSSLAKGPKLGFDDQVNSTRHFMRELNRLGLTSAIDAGGGFQNYPDDYRVIEHLVEQNQLTLRIAYNLFTQRPKEEYDDFAGWTGIVTPGQGNDIYKMNGAGEMLVFSAADFEDFLEPRPELQPVLEAELQKVIRLLVTNRWPFRLHATYDESISRFLDVFEEIDRELPFNGLRWFFDHAETISEQSMERVHTLGGGIAIQDRMAFQGEYFVNRYGASAAQRTPPIARMLNLGIPVGAGTDATRVSSYNPWVSLYWLVSGKTVGGLTLYDEKNRLDRNMALRLYTEGSAWFSGDDNKKGRIIPGELADLAVLSADYFTVPEDEIKGIESVLTIMDGKIVHGSAEFAGLAPPLPPVSPNWAPTGVYGGAYRYTHAVAGVSVSRSRSCGNPLHQHTHTVVGKGGSWGIGCTCFAF
- a CDS encoding ferritin-like domain-containing protein, which encodes MTVDVQEAIKNSLLTEKSAMLFYQYGAQQFKDHGAKRTFELLASEEREHAGHFHRIYPGSDIPSLDEFLAIQASDESTWLAVAKKVCGAEFTEQKALEVALNKEKQLEEALRELAVRMDDPEVRAVYELNACETHKHYLLIEAEYARIMGMVDESDMDTFVRE
- a CDS encoding SRPBCC family protein: MVDILHRIGIKAPVAQVYSALTTLEGLAHWWTEEVTGDTRVGGEIEFRFRTKSGELLGGMVMEVQELGENKEVRWRCVEGPAEWIGTDITFQLSEQDNQTIVLFGHRNWREAVEATYHCSMKWATFLLSLREYVEKGTGKPSPNDLKIDNWN
- a CDS encoding PAS domain-containing sensor histidine kinase, whose product is MPDTYFAPAGRSFSEQLEEQCRIIDSNPLAQSLLDAMPDPALILNGQRQIVGINSRLLAVFGAQSAEAFIGLRPGEAFACIHHQEGPDGCGTAPSCSVCGAVMTILACIETGQQTRGECRLTLRQKRIVALDLEIVATPLYIGGEPYFVCALKDIGAEKWKSVMERTFFHDIINTAGGIRGLAALLAEPELDHKTEQECKQWMLSLSDTLIDDIKHQRNLIAAEKGEYVPKLEHVDLGVMMKELRESFIHNERTAGRGILLEVPPAISIKTDPPIFRRIVGNMLMNAIEAAPSGASVTVRCSNTGETVRIEVENPGDLREDVQLQIFKRSFSTKSTHGRGIGTYSIKLFGEQYLGGEVGFSSGEGKTRFYILLPAG
- a CDS encoding MerR family transcriptional regulator, which produces MYHISQLARQFGLSRSTLLYYDRIGLLSPSGRSEAGYRQYSPADQGRLESICSLRRAGMDIDGIRAILATAGDDTTTVLRRRLDEIGAEIEALRTKQHLLAGMLKVQGEGGPGATVNKEMFVAMLRAAGMDDAAMKKLHVEFERREPEAHHAFLLSLGISEKEAQQIRTWSAAMENQITS